A region from the Pseudomonas sp. KU26590 genome encodes:
- the phnH gene encoding phosphonate C-P lyase system protein PhnH, which produces MPASLLQPAFADPVLDAQRSFRAALKALAGPGVAQSLLATQTPPHLEGLAAASHALCLALLDIDTPLWLAPKFDTQAIRANLTFHCGCPIVSDRQNARFALLDDSQLHDLSGFDLGNDRYPDQSCTLLVQLPSLQGGTQLAWHGPGIESKNHVSLPLQEAFWHEREARNDFPRGIDVFFVAGSELLGLPRSTQVAFKPLPPKPQPSSPQPTRGAA; this is translated from the coding sequence TTGCCCGCCTCGCTGTTGCAGCCGGCATTCGCCGATCCGGTGCTGGATGCCCAGCGCAGTTTTCGCGCCGCCCTCAAGGCGCTGGCCGGGCCCGGTGTCGCCCAGAGCCTGCTCGCCACGCAAACCCCGCCGCACCTCGAAGGCCTCGCCGCGGCCAGTCACGCCCTGTGCCTGGCGCTGTTGGATATCGACACGCCGCTGTGGCTCGCCCCCAAGTTCGACACCCAGGCCATTCGCGCCAACCTGACCTTTCATTGCGGCTGCCCGATCGTCAGCGACCGGCAGAACGCCCGCTTCGCGCTGCTCGACGACAGCCAGCTGCACGACCTCAGCGGTTTCGACCTGGGCAACGATCGCTATCCCGATCAGTCCTGCACGCTGCTGGTTCAGTTGCCGAGCCTGCAGGGCGGCACGCAACTGGCGTGGCATGGACCGGGCATCGAAAGCAAAAACCACGTCAGCCTGCCGTTGCAGGAAGCGTTCTGGCACGAGCGCGAAGCGCGCAATGACTTCCCCCGCGGCATCGACGTGTTCTTCGTCGCCGGCAGCGAATTGCTCGGCCTGCCGCGCAGCACTCAGGTGGCGTTCAAACCGTTGCCGCCCAAGCCGCAGCCGTCGAGTCCTCAACCCACGAGAGGAGCCGCCTGA
- the phnG gene encoding phosphonate C-P lyase system protein PhnG — protein sequence MTATSVSSSAPDASAPEQSARQHWIGVLSRSRRAELLAHEAALRDADYQLIRAPEIGMTLVRGRMGGSGAPFNVGEMTVTRCVVRLADGRTGFSYLAGRDKTHAELAALADAHLQGAQQAHWISDLIDPLARAQDLRRAQQQAETAATKVDFFTLVRGEN from the coding sequence ATGACTGCCACATCCGTTTCCTCCAGCGCGCCCGACGCTTCAGCCCCCGAACAGTCTGCCCGCCAGCACTGGATTGGCGTGCTCTCGCGCAGCCGCCGCGCCGAACTGCTGGCCCACGAAGCCGCGTTGCGTGACGCCGACTACCAACTGATCCGCGCCCCGGAAATCGGCATGACCCTGGTGCGGGGCCGCATGGGCGGCAGCGGCGCGCCGTTCAACGTCGGCGAGATGACCGTGACCCGTTGCGTGGTGCGTCTGGCCGACGGCCGCACCGGCTTCAGCTACCTGGCCGGGCGCGACAAGACCCACGCCGAACTCGCCGCCCTGGCCGACGCGCATCTGCAGGGCGCCCAACAGGCGCACTGGATCAGCGACCTGATCGACCCGCTGGCCCGCGCGCAAGACCTGCGCCGGGCCCAACAACAAGCCGAAACCGCCGCGACCAAAGTGGACTTCTTCACCCTGGTCAGAGGAGAAAACTGA
- the phnF gene encoding phosphonate metabolism transcriptional regulator PhnF, with the protein MQLSRQSEPLHREPIHREPRYRELAQTLRSELDRYIAGEYLPAEVQLAARFEVNRHTVRRAIDELVREGSLLRRQGKGTQVLGRPLVYPVAAGSAYSESLAALGHGVEAVLLQRRLCTATAEEAGHLGLEPHAPLIELQTLRRLDGQPVCLIRHRYCATRAALIADYISGSVRQFLAERQLPLTRTFSLIGARLPSREEASVLLMPRHLPALTVLTLSHDAHGNPVEIAHSTSRSDRFQYQIVT; encoded by the coding sequence ATGCAGTTGTCTAGACAATCCGAACCGCTTCATCGAGAACCCATTCACCGGGAACCCAGGTACCGCGAACTGGCGCAGACCCTGCGCAGTGAACTTGACCGCTACATCGCCGGCGAATACCTGCCCGCGGAAGTCCAGCTGGCCGCGCGCTTCGAGGTCAACCGGCACACCGTGCGCAGGGCCATCGACGAACTGGTGCGCGAAGGCAGTTTGCTGCGCCGCCAGGGCAAAGGCACCCAGGTACTGGGGCGTCCGCTGGTGTACCCGGTTGCCGCCGGCAGCGCGTACAGCGAATCCCTCGCCGCGCTGGGCCACGGCGTTGAAGCGGTGCTGCTGCAACGCAGGCTCTGCACGGCGACGGCGGAGGAGGCCGGGCACCTGGGCCTTGAACCCCACGCGCCGCTGATCGAACTGCAAACCCTGCGCCGCCTCGACGGCCAGCCGGTCTGCCTGATTCGCCACCGTTACTGCGCCACCCGCGCGGCGTTGATCGCTGACTACATCAGCGGCTCGGTGCGCCAGTTCCTTGCCGAACGCCAGTTGCCGTTGACCCGCACCTTCAGCCTGATCGGCGCGCGCCTGCCCAGTCGCGAAGAGGCCAGCGTGCTGCTGATGCCCCGTCATTTGCCAGCGCTGACGGTGCTCACCCTTTCCCACGATGCGCACGGAAACCCGGTGGAGATTGCCCATTCCACCAGCCGCTCCGACCGCTTCCAGTATCAGATCGTCACCTGA
- the phnE gene encoding phosphonate ABC transporter, permease protein PhnE, with the protein MTTHAAYIQAAGKRSWPQYLGWGLFLAMMAWAWHGAEMNPLALYRDSGNMATFAADFFPPDFHEWRAYLKEMIVTVQIALWGTLLAIVCSVPLGILCADNITPWWIHQPLRRVMDAFRSINEMVFAMLFVVAVGLGPFAGVLALWISTTGVLAKLFAEAVEAIDPGPVEGVRATGASALQEVIFGVIPQVMPLWISYALYRFESNVRSATVVGMVGAGGIGVILWENIRAFQFTQTCSVLLVIIVVVSVIDIFSQRLRKQFI; encoded by the coding sequence ATGACCACTCACGCTGCTTACATCCAGGCCGCTGGCAAGCGCAGCTGGCCGCAATACCTGGGCTGGGGCCTGTTCCTGGCGATGATGGCCTGGGCCTGGCACGGCGCGGAAATGAACCCGCTGGCGTTGTACCGCGACTCCGGCAACATGGCGACCTTCGCCGCCGACTTCTTCCCGCCTGACTTCCACGAATGGCGCGCCTACCTCAAGGAAATGATCGTCACCGTGCAGATCGCCCTCTGGGGCACGCTGCTGGCGATCGTCTGCTCGGTACCGCTGGGCATTCTTTGCGCCGACAACATCACCCCGTGGTGGATTCACCAGCCGCTGCGCCGGGTCATGGATGCCTTCCGCTCGATCAACGAAATGGTCTTCGCGATGCTCTTCGTGGTGGCTGTCGGCCTGGGCCCGTTTGCCGGGGTCCTGGCGTTGTGGATCAGCACCACCGGCGTGCTCGCCAAACTGTTCGCCGAAGCGGTGGAAGCGATTGATCCGGGCCCGGTCGAGGGCGTGCGTGCCACCGGCGCCAGTGCCTTGCAGGAAGTGATCTTCGGGGTCATCCCGCAGGTCATGCCGCTGTGGATTTCCTACGCGCTGTACCGCTTCGAATCCAACGTGCGCTCGGCGACGGTGGTGGGGATGGTCGGTGCCGGCGGCATCGGCGTGATCCTCTGGGAAAACATCCGCGCCTTCCAGTTCACCCAGACCTGTTCGGTGCTGCTGGTGATCATCGTGGTGGTGAGCGTCATCGACATCTTCTCCCAGCGCCTGCGCAAGCAGTTCATCTAA
- the phnD gene encoding phosphonate ABC transporter substrate-binding protein — translation MLNRIGRVFASAAVVAGCLMGTAQADDNVINFGIMSTESSQNLKSVWQPFLDDMTKKTGLKVNATFASDYAGLIQGMRFNKVDVAWLGNKAAMEAVDRSGGEIFAQTAAANGAPGYWSVIIARKDSPINSVEDMLKHAKELTFGNGDPNSTSGYLVPGYYVFAQNHVDAATAFKRTLNSSHEVNALSVAKGQLDVATFNTESWDRLEVTQPDKAAMLKVIWKSPLIPADPMVWRKGLSDADKNKIRDFFANYGDTDEEKAVLKNMQMGKFLKSSDDQLLTIRQLELFKQKTETTASNTLSADEKATRLKDIDAGLTKLQDRISELEKQGTAKAG, via the coding sequence ATGTTGAACCGTATCGGGCGCGTATTCGCGTCTGCCGCTGTCGTCGCCGGTTGCCTGATGGGCACTGCGCAGGCCGACGACAACGTCATCAACTTCGGCATCATGTCCACTGAGTCCTCGCAAAACCTGAAGAGCGTCTGGCAGCCGTTCCTCGACGACATGACGAAAAAGACCGGGCTGAAAGTCAACGCCACATTCGCCTCCGACTACGCCGGCCTGATCCAGGGCATGCGTTTCAACAAGGTGGATGTGGCCTGGCTCGGCAACAAGGCGGCCATGGAAGCGGTTGACCGGTCCGGCGGGGAGATCTTCGCCCAGACCGCTGCCGCCAACGGTGCGCCCGGCTACTGGAGCGTGATCATTGCGCGCAAGGACAGCCCGATCAATTCGGTCGAGGACATGCTCAAGCACGCCAAGGAACTGACCTTCGGCAACGGCGACCCGAACTCCACCTCGGGCTATCTGGTGCCGGGCTATTACGTGTTCGCGCAGAACCACGTCGACGCCGCCACCGCCTTCAAACGCACGCTGAACTCCAGCCATGAAGTCAACGCCCTCAGCGTGGCCAAAGGGCAACTGGACGTCGCCACCTTCAACACCGAAAGCTGGGACCGTCTGGAAGTCACCCAGCCGGACAAGGCCGCGATGCTCAAGGTGATCTGGAAATCGCCGCTGATCCCGGCCGACCCGATGGTCTGGCGCAAGGGCCTGTCGGACGCGGACAAGAACAAGATCCGCGATTTCTTCGCCAACTACGGTGACACCGACGAAGAAAAGGCCGTGCTGAAGAACATGCAGATGGGCAAGTTCCTCAAGTCCTCGGACGACCAGTTGCTGACCATCCGCCAGCTCGAGCTGTTCAAGCAGAAGACCGAAACCACGGCCAGCAACACCCTCAGCGCCGACGAGAAGGCCACCCGCCTGAAAGACATCGACGCCGGGCTGACCAAGCTGCAGGACCGTATTTCCGAGCTGGAAAAACAAGGCACCGCCAAGGCGGGTTGA
- the phnC gene encoding phosphonate ABC transporter ATP-binding protein codes for MNAAIHVDRLNKTFAGKSALVDLALSIQHGEMVALIGASGSGKSTLLRHLAGLACCDRSNGGSVQVLGREVQASGRLNGKVRRLRADIGYIFQQFNLVNRLSVLDNVLLGCLGRMPRWRGSLGLFNAEEKARAMANLDRVGLADLAPQRASTLSGGQQQRVAIARALTQQAEVILADEPIASLDPESARKVMEILADINRKDGKTVVVTLHQVDYAVRYCARAVALKGGRIHFDGNGCELNSQFLNDLYGADADTSLMFDGSARDSERPPQLMMARA; via the coding sequence ATGAACGCAGCCATCCACGTCGACCGCTTGAACAAGACATTTGCTGGAAAGTCCGCCTTGGTTGACCTCGCATTGTCTATACAACACGGGGAAATGGTGGCGCTGATCGGCGCTTCCGGTTCCGGCAAGTCCACGCTGTTGCGCCATCTGGCCGGGCTGGCCTGCTGCGATCGCAGCAACGGTGGCAGCGTCCAGGTGCTGGGCCGCGAAGTGCAGGCTTCGGGCCGCCTCAACGGCAAAGTGCGGCGCCTGCGCGCCGACATCGGCTACATCTTCCAGCAATTCAACCTGGTCAACCGCCTCAGCGTGCTCGACAACGTCCTGCTCGGCTGCCTCGGCCGTATGCCGCGCTGGCGTGGCAGCCTGGGCCTGTTCAACGCTGAGGAGAAAGCCCGCGCCATGGCCAACCTCGACCGCGTCGGCCTCGCCGATCTGGCACCGCAGCGGGCTTCGACCCTGTCCGGCGGCCAGCAGCAGCGAGTGGCCATTGCCCGCGCGCTGACCCAGCAGGCCGAAGTCATTCTCGCCGACGAACCCATTGCATCCCTCGACCCCGAGTCCGCCCGCAAGGTGATGGAAATCCTCGCCGACATCAATCGCAAGGACGGCAAGACCGTCGTCGTCACCCTGCATCAGGTGGATTACGCCGTGCGGTATTGCGCGCGTGCCGTGGCACTCAAGGGCGGGCGCATTCACTTCGACGGCAACGGCTGCGAGCTCAACAGCCAGTTCCTCAACGACCTGTACGGCGCCGACGCTGACACCAGCCTGATGTTCGACGGCAGCGCACGGGACTCTGAACGACCCCCGCAACTGATGATGGCCCGCGCCTGA
- a CDS encoding methyl-accepting chemotaxis protein has protein sequence MGNSDQQTSRTSSVAAAINQLGAAAQEIAQNAALASQHSSEATQLASEGQSVVSQTIKAMNQLSEKISESCANIETLNNKTANIGQILEVITGISQQTNLLALNAAIEAARAGEAGRGFAVVADEVRNLAHRTQDSAQQVQGMIEELQVGARDAVINMTESQRQSENSVIIANQAGERLNSVTRRIGEIDGMNQSVATATEEQTAVVESINVDITEINTLNQEGVDNLKSTLDACTHLEHQTARLQHLVGTFRI, from the coding sequence ATGGGCAATTCCGATCAGCAGACCAGCCGCACCAGCAGTGTGGCCGCCGCGATCAACCAGCTCGGCGCCGCCGCCCAGGAAATCGCCCAGAACGCCGCGCTGGCGTCCCAGCATTCCAGCGAAGCCACGCAACTGGCCAGTGAAGGTCAGAGCGTTGTCAGCCAGACCATCAAGGCGATGAACCAGCTGTCCGAGAAGATCAGCGAGTCGTGCGCCAACATTGAAACCTTGAACAACAAGACGGCGAACATCGGGCAGATTCTGGAAGTGATTACCGGTATTTCCCAGCAGACCAACTTGCTGGCGCTCAATGCCGCCATCGAAGCGGCGCGGGCAGGGGAAGCGGGCCGTGGTTTTGCGGTGGTGGCGGACGAGGTGAGGAACCTGGCTCACCGTACCCAGGATTCGGCGCAGCAGGTGCAGGGCATGATCGAGGAATTGCAGGTCGGTGCGCGCGACGCGGTGATCAACATGACCGAGAGCCAGCGCCAGAGCGAGAACAGCGTGATCATTGCCAATCAGGCCGGTGAACGCCTCAACAGCGTGACCCGCCGGATCGGCGAAATCGATGGCATGAACCAGTCGGTGGCGACTGCGACCGAGGAGCAGACGGCGGTGGTCGAGTCGATTAATGTCGATATCACTGAGATCAATACGCTGAACCAGGAAGGCGTCGATAACCTGAAGTCTACGCTCGACGCTTGTACGCACCTGGAGCATCAGACGGCGCGGTTGCAGCATTTGGTGGGGACCTTCAGGATCTAG
- a CDS encoding response regulator: MDAMTRAAENGVILIVDDVPDNLALLSDALDEAGYMVLVALDGHSALTRIQRRRPDLILLDAMMPGLNGFDTCRLIKAQPDTANIPVLFMTALTDSEHVVQGFEAGAIDYVTKPIECAEVLARVASHLRTARILQSARTASQPVTFEDKSAYGKLSRRFQLTDREIEVLRWVSCGKTNKDIADILQLSPRTVNKHLEHIYIKLGVETRTAATSVAMAAMTDRV; this comes from the coding sequence ATGGACGCCATGACCCGAGCCGCTGAAAACGGCGTCATCCTGATCGTCGATGACGTACCCGATAACCTGGCGCTGCTGTCCGATGCGCTCGACGAGGCGGGGTACATGGTGCTGGTGGCGCTGGACGGGCACAGCGCGTTGACCCGCATCCAGCGTCGGCGTCCGGACCTGATTCTGCTGGACGCGATGATGCCCGGCCTGAACGGCTTCGACACCTGCCGCCTGATCAAGGCGCAGCCGGACACCGCCAACATTCCTGTGCTGTTCATGACCGCGCTGACCGACAGCGAGCACGTGGTGCAGGGTTTCGAGGCCGGCGCTATCGACTACGTCACCAAGCCGATCGAGTGCGCCGAAGTGCTGGCCCGGGTCGCTTCGCACTTGCGCACCGCGCGCATCCTGCAATCCGCCCGCACGGCGTCGCAGCCGGTGACGTTTGAAGACAAATCCGCCTACGGCAAACTGTCCCGGCGCTTCCAGCTCACCGACCGGGAAATCGAAGTGCTGCGCTGGGTGTCCTGCGGCAAAACCAACAAAGACATCGCCGACATCCTGCAACTGAGCCCGCGCACGGTGAACAAACACCTGGAACACATCTACATCAAACTCGGCGTCGAAACCCGCACCGCCGCCACCTCCGTGGCCATGGCGGCGATGACCGATCGGGTGTGA
- a CDS encoding ATP-binding protein, whose product MRPSGSQRIIKVRRDYNRLVADETMEDYALRFTPKSFRKWSEFRIANTAVGAVSFLALEAIGGALVMSYGFTNTLWAIIAMTVVIFLTGLPISYYAARYGVDMDLLTRGAGFGYIGSTITSLIYASFTFLFFALEAAIMALALELYTHIPLALAYVICSIIVIPLVAYGITLISRLQMWSQPLWLTLLIVPYVFVIWKNPDALSDLTSFAGREGEGGTFNLLLFGAAFSVALSLVTQIGEQVDYLRFLPEKTRRNRKRWWAALLMAGPGWVIPGGLKIMAGAFLAFLALQHQVPIERAAEPTQMYLVAFNYVFASPEWALAAMVLFVIISQIKINMTNAYAGSLAWSNFFARVTHSHPGRVVWLVFNVAIALILMELGVFDAIEEVLGLYANVAIAWIGALVADLVINKPLGLSPTYIEFKRAHLYDINPVGVGAMFIASLLSMCAHFGALGEVARAAPPLISLTTALIAAPLIAWLTKGRYYIARESDPGLLFPLGRQTSLRCGVCSNSFETPDMAWCPAYGSPICSLCCSLDARCGDQCKTRSRLSMQFEDLIGRLLPRLPRQYLHTRLAQYLGLLTVLVLTLTGALTMIYSQVSHGLIDQSPQVHHTLMLAFLKAFLTFCVFAGVLAWWVVLTRESRRVALEESERQTALLIQEIEAHHKTDQALQEAKEASEAANAAKSRYVTGLSHELRTPLNSILGFTQILQRDSATPSKHLDSLATIMRSSSHLLSLIDGLLDVAKIEAGKLRLEPTEILFQEFLDDLEKMFASTAREKGLHFRLELIGRMPEVVRGDEKRVRQILINLLGNAINFTDSGEVCLRVSYRRETATFDIIDTGIGIAPEQIERIFQPFERGGLVRQDNGVGLGLTITRMLTALMGGALSVSSQPDEGTRFQVRLFLSEVRVPKAIIDVNHDVIGYDGQRRLILVVDDHIEHRKVISGMLMPLGFDVAQAANGQEAVRQVSLLHPDLILMDLSMPDMDGWATSRMIRRNALSLAPIIVLSANANAFADDKERSLQVCNDYLAKPLHLPQLLDRIQHHLQLTWQRRLRSAPLLVQTPGVLPSREDLEELYELCGLGYIRGIQQKLDAIERENIYSAGFVTRLRTLASGFRLDELSLQLKEALNGRHDPSR is encoded by the coding sequence GTGCGACCCTCCGGCTCTCAACGCATCATCAAGGTGCGCCGCGATTACAATCGTCTGGTCGCCGACGAGACCATGGAAGACTACGCGTTGCGTTTCACGCCCAAGTCCTTTCGCAAATGGTCGGAGTTCCGCATCGCCAACACCGCAGTCGGTGCCGTGTCATTCCTGGCACTGGAAGCCATCGGCGGCGCGCTGGTGATGAGCTACGGCTTCACCAACACCTTATGGGCCATCATCGCCATGACGGTGGTGATCTTTCTCACCGGGCTGCCCATCAGCTACTACGCCGCGCGTTATGGCGTGGACATGGACCTGCTGACCCGTGGCGCCGGCTTCGGCTACATCGGCTCGACCATCACCTCGTTGATCTACGCCAGTTTCACCTTTCTGTTCTTCGCCCTCGAGGCGGCGATCATGGCCCTGGCGCTGGAGCTGTACACCCACATTCCGTTGGCGCTGGCGTACGTGATCTGCTCGATCATCGTCATCCCGCTGGTGGCCTACGGCATCACCCTGATCAGTCGCCTGCAAATGTGGTCGCAACCGTTGTGGCTGACGTTGTTGATCGTGCCGTACGTGTTCGTGATCTGGAAAAACCCTGACGCGCTGTCCGACCTCACCAGCTTTGCCGGGCGCGAAGGTGAGGGCGGCACCTTCAATCTGCTGCTGTTCGGCGCCGCGTTCAGCGTGGCGTTGTCCCTGGTGACGCAGATCGGCGAGCAGGTGGACTACCTGCGCTTTCTGCCGGAAAAAACCCGCCGCAACCGCAAGCGCTGGTGGGCCGCGCTGCTGATGGCCGGGCCCGGCTGGGTCATCCCCGGCGGCCTGAAAATCATGGCCGGGGCCTTTCTTGCTTTCCTCGCCCTGCAACATCAAGTGCCCATCGAACGCGCGGCTGAGCCGACGCAGATGTACCTGGTGGCGTTCAATTACGTGTTTGCCTCCCCGGAGTGGGCGCTGGCGGCCATGGTGCTGTTCGTGATCATTTCCCAGATCAAGATCAACATGACCAACGCCTACGCCGGGTCCCTGGCCTGGTCGAACTTCTTCGCCCGGGTCACCCACAGCCATCCGGGCCGGGTGGTCTGGCTGGTGTTCAACGTCGCTATCGCGCTGATTCTCATGGAACTCGGCGTGTTCGACGCCATTGAGGAAGTGCTTGGCCTCTATGCCAATGTCGCCATCGCCTGGATCGGCGCGCTCGTGGCCGATCTGGTGATCAACAAGCCCCTCGGTCTCTCGCCCACGTACATTGAGTTCAAGCGCGCGCACCTGTACGACATCAACCCGGTGGGCGTCGGCGCGATGTTTATTGCGTCACTGCTGTCCATGTGTGCCCATTTCGGTGCGTTGGGGGAGGTGGCCCGCGCCGCGCCACCGCTGATTTCCCTGACCACGGCGCTGATAGCGGCGCCGTTGATCGCCTGGCTGACCAAAGGCCGTTACTACATCGCCCGGGAAAGCGACCCCGGCCTGCTGTTCCCCCTCGGGCGCCAGACCAGCCTGCGCTGTGGCGTGTGCAGCAATAGTTTCGAAACCCCGGACATGGCCTGGTGCCCGGCGTACGGTTCGCCCATCTGCTCGTTGTGCTGTTCGCTGGACGCCCGCTGCGGCGATCAATGCAAAACCCGCTCGCGGCTGTCGATGCAGTTCGAGGACCTGATCGGCCGCCTGCTGCCCCGCTTGCCACGCCAATACCTGCACACCCGGCTGGCGCAATACCTGGGCCTGCTCACCGTGCTGGTGCTGACCCTGACCGGGGCGCTGACGATGATTTACAGCCAGGTCTCACACGGGCTGATCGATCAGTCGCCTCAGGTGCATCACACCCTGATGCTGGCGTTTCTCAAGGCGTTCCTGACCTTTTGCGTGTTCGCCGGCGTACTGGCCTGGTGGGTGGTGCTGACCCGGGAGAGCCGGCGCGTGGCCCTGGAAGAATCCGAGCGGCAGACGGCGTTGTTGATACAGGAAATCGAGGCGCACCACAAAACCGATCAGGCGCTGCAGGAAGCCAAGGAAGCCTCGGAGGCCGCCAACGCCGCCAAGAGCCGCTATGTCACCGGGCTGTCCCACGAGCTGCGCACGCCGCTCAACAGCATTCTTGGTTTCACCCAGATCCTGCAACGGGACAGCGCCACCCCTAGCAAACATCTGGATTCCCTGGCGACCATCATGCGCAGCAGTTCGCATTTGTTGTCGCTGATCGACGGCCTGCTGGACGTGGCCAAGATCGAAGCCGGCAAACTGCGGCTGGAGCCGACCGAAATCCTGTTCCAGGAGTTTCTCGACGACCTGGAGAAAATGTTCGCCAGCACGGCCCGGGAGAAAGGCCTGCACTTTCGCCTGGAGCTGATCGGGCGCATGCCGGAAGTGGTGCGCGGCGACGAGAAGCGGGTGCGGCAGATCCTGATCAACCTGCTGGGCAACGCGATCAACTTCACTGACAGCGGGGAAGTCTGCCTGCGGGTCAGTTACCGCCGCGAAACAGCGACCTTCGACATCATCGACACCGGTATCGGCATCGCGCCGGAACAGATCGAGCGGATTTTTCAGCCGTTCGAACGCGGCGGGCTGGTACGGCAAGACAACGGTGTGGGTCTGGGGCTGACCATCACGCGGATGCTCACGGCGTTGATGGGCGGCGCCCTGTCCGTCAGCAGCCAGCCTGATGAAGGCACGCGGTTTCAGGTGCGGCTGTTCCTGTCCGAAGTGCGGGTGCCCAAGGCGATCATCGACGTCAACCACGACGTCATCGGTTACGACGGTCAGCGGCGGCTGATTCTGGTGGTGGACGATCACATCGAGCACCGCAAGGTCATCAGCGGCATGCTCATGCCGCTGGGTTTTGACGTGGCGCAGGCGGCCAACGGGCAAGAAGCGGTCAGGCAGGTGTCGCTGCTGCACCCGGACCTGATCCTGATGGACCTGTCCATGCCGGACATGGACGGTTGGGCGACCAGTCGGATGATCCGCCGCAACGCGCTGTCCCTGGCGCCGATCATCGTGCTGTCGGCCAACGCCAATGCCTTCGCCGATGACAAGGAACGCAGCTTGCAGGTCTGCAATGACTACCTGGCCAAACCCCTGCATTTGCCGCAACTGCTGGACCGGATTCAGCACCATCTGCAACTGACCTGGCAGCGGCGTTTGCGCAGTGCCCCGTTGCTGGTGCAAACGCCGGGGGTGTTGCCGTCGCGCGAAGATCTGGAAGAGCTGTATGAGCTGTGCGGCCTGGGCTATATCCGTGGCATTCAACAAAAACTCGACGCCATCGAGCGCGAGAACATTTACAGCGCCGGTTTTGTCACCCGCCTGCGAACCCTGGCGTCAGGTTTTCGCCTGGATGAACTCAGTCTTCAATTGAAGGAGGCCCTTAATGGACGCCATGACCCGAGCCGCTGA
- the urtA gene encoding urea ABC transporter substrate-binding protein — protein sequence MDSRLTGPTRFFPRRLALGAAALSLIAASVFSQMTLADDANTTGLAVTPTEVTVGQLHSATGTMAISETGSIQAERLAIDQINASGGILGRQIKIIQEDGASDWPTFAEKARKLLVNDKVATVFGCWTSASRKAVLPVFEKENGLLYYPTFYEGLEQSKNVIYTGQEATQQILASLDWIAKTKGAKTFYLIGSDYIWPRTSMKIARKHIENVLHGTVVGEDYYPLGNTQFGSLINKVKLKKPDVVFAAVVGGSNVAFYKQLKAAGVDSTKQTLLTLSVTEDELLGIGGENMKGFYASMKYFQSLDNPNNKAFVEAFKAKYGKDSVMGDVTQAAYLGPWLWKAAVEKAGSFDVDKVVAASPGIELKTAPEGYVKIHENHHLWSKTRIGEVQADGQFKVVYESDLIEPNPFPKGYQ from the coding sequence ATGGATTCACGACTGACAGGCCCCACGCGCTTTTTCCCCCGACGGCTGGCATTGGGGGCGGCAGCCCTTTCGCTGATCGCCGCCAGCGTGTTCAGCCAGATGACCCTGGCCGATGACGCCAACACCACCGGCCTGGCCGTCACGCCGACCGAAGTGACCGTCGGCCAGCTGCACTCGGCCACCGGCACCATGGCGATCTCCGAAACCGGTTCGATCCAGGCCGAACGCCTGGCCATCGACCAGATCAATGCGTCGGGCGGCATCCTCGGGCGCCAGATCAAGATCATTCAGGAAGACGGCGCGTCCGACTGGCCGACCTTCGCCGAGAAAGCCCGCAAGCTGCTGGTCAACGACAAGGTGGCCACGGTGTTCGGCTGCTGGACCTCGGCGTCGCGTAAAGCGGTGTTGCCGGTGTTCGAAAAAGAAAACGGCCTGTTGTATTACCCGACCTTCTACGAAGGGCTGGAACAGTCGAAAAACGTGATCTACACAGGCCAGGAAGCCACCCAGCAGATCCTTGCCAGCCTGGACTGGATCGCCAAGACCAAGGGCGCCAAGACCTTTTACCTGATCGGTTCGGATTACATCTGGCCGCGCACCTCGATGAAGATCGCCCGCAAGCACATCGAAAACGTGCTCCACGGCACCGTGGTCGGCGAAGACTACTACCCGCTGGGCAACACCCAGTTCGGCTCGCTGATCAACAAAGTCAAATTGAAGAAACCTGACGTGGTGTTCGCTGCGGTCGTGGGCGGTTCCAACGTGGCGTTCTACAAGCAGCTCAAAGCCGCGGGCGTCGATTCCACCAAGCAGACGCTGTTGACCCTGTCGGTCACCGAAGACGAACTGCTGGGCATTGGCGGCGAAAACATGAAGGGCTTCTACGCCTCCATGAAGTACTTCCAGAGCCTGGATAACCCCAACAACAAAGCGTTCGTTGAGGCGTTCAAGGCCAAGTACGGCAAGGATTCGGTGATGGGCGACGTGACCCAGGCCGCCTACCTCGGTCCGTGGTTGTGGAAAGCGGCGGTCGAGAAAGCCGGCAGCTTCGATGTCGACAAAGTGGTCGCGGCGTCCCCGGGCATCGAGCTGAAAACCGCACCTGAAGGCTACGTGAAGATTCACGAAAACCATCACCTGTGGAGCAAGACCCGCATCGGTGAAGTCCAGGCCGACGGCCAGTTCAAAGTGGTTTACGAGTCGGATCTGATCGAGCCGAATCCGTTTCCAAAAGGTTATCAATAA